In Chitinophagales bacterium, one DNA window encodes the following:
- a CDS encoding carboxypeptidase-like regulatory domain-containing protein, protein MKNKPILFVAFLALVIYMMAGCKKDDNSNDISTGGETIHVTVLNETGMPVNGATVSSGSSNAVTGGDGKATINNASLDGEKYKIKVEKDGYFPGYRNVMKIDGDGALYAKVKLIEQQVLGSVDANTAATLPGDKFKVELNGQGFSGLNGESVSGTITVHARYVRADNLELLAELMPGGDFSAIDQNGGEGILESYGFTAIEFRDESGNRVVPNTSSAEVVIDVPQEAMDRINTNGADFWAFNDESLEWGFGGGVSLNGNEVTMPVTASVFGNCDKMTSSATLEARFYCNTTDNPLKGKTVQLRGDLGYAMIYTTETNDNGEVLVQVGIPASGGTYQMTVEGCTMPVTFSADQTTDLGEVDACDDCSGGSANGNQVTINGTTVQINNPAGWELDTLSGPPDSVFLYLELSSDSGVTVGDFSYYWGFDLYLGNNPTITGSYQVTPNSLTSVGFVDFEQIVSPYHAPDSDCEGTGTVNITGYSNNIVSGNYNLNVPTSSCCPSCGVSTIQLNGTFELEPYQ, encoded by the coding sequence ATGAAAAACAAACCAATCCTATTCGTAGCTTTTTTAGCGCTTGTTATCTATATGATGGCAGGATGTAAAAAAGATGACAATTCCAATGACATATCAACAGGAGGGGAAACCATTCATGTAACGGTGTTGAATGAAACCGGTATGCCGGTGAACGGGGCTACCGTTTCATCCGGTAGTTCGAATGCTGTAACGGGGGGAGATGGTAAGGCCACTATTAATAATGCTTCTCTCGATGGTGAAAAATATAAGATCAAAGTAGAGAAAGACGGATATTTTCCTGGGTACAGGAATGTGATGAAAATTGATGGCGATGGAGCATTGTATGCTAAAGTGAAATTAATTGAACAACAGGTATTGGGCAGCGTGGATGCCAATACCGCAGCTACGCTACCAGGTGATAAATTTAAAGTTGAGCTAAATGGGCAGGGCTTTTCCGGTCTAAATGGTGAATCCGTTAGTGGCACTATTACCGTTCATGCACGCTATGTAAGGGCTGATAATTTGGAATTGCTGGCGGAATTAATGCCCGGTGGGGATTTTTCCGCTATTGATCAGAATGGTGGCGAAGGTATTTTAGAATCCTATGGGTTCACTGCCATAGAGTTTAGGGATGAGTCTGGCAATCGTGTAGTGCCAAATACATCAAGCGCAGAGGTTGTTATTGATGTCCCTCAGGAAGCAATGGACCGTATTAATACCAATGGTGCAGATTTCTGGGCTTTTAACGATGAAAGTCTTGAATGGGGTTTTGGAGGTGGTGTTTCCCTAAATGGTAATGAAGTGACGATGCCCGTAACCGCGTCTGTATTTGGAAACTGCGACAAGATGACCAGTAGCGCAACATTAGAAGCCCGTTTTTATTGTAATACCACCGATAATCCGCTCAAAGGAAAAACCGTACAGTTGCGGGGAGATTTGGGATATGCCATGATATACACTACAGAAACAAATGACAATGGTGAAGTATTGGTTCAGGTGGGTATTCCTGCTTCGGGAGGCACTTATCAAATGACTGTTGAAGGTTGCACTATGCCTGTAACTTTCTCAGCCGACCAAACCACTGATCTTGGAGAGGTGGATGCATGTGATGATTGCAGTGGTGGTAGCGCTAACGGTAACCAAGTCACCATTAACGGTACAACAGTACAAATAAATAATCCTGCTGGATGGGAATTAGATACATTATCTGGTCCTCCTGATTCTGTATTTCTCTATTTGGAACTTTCTTCTGATAGTGGAGTTACGGTTGGCGACTTTTCATACTACTGGGGCTTCGACCTTTACCTCGGCAACAATCCAACTATAACAGGGAGTTATCAAGTTACGCCCAATAGCCTTACTTCCGTTGGCTTTGTTGACTTTGAACAGATAGTATCCCCTTATCATGCACCAGACAGCGATTGTGAAGGCACTGGAACGGTGAATATCACGGGGTATTCCAACAATATCGTATCCGGGAATTATAACCTTAATGTGCCAACATCAAGCTGTTGTCCTTCATGTGGTGTTTCGACTATTCAGCTTAACGGAACCTTTGAATTGGAACCTTATCAATGA
- a CDS encoding T9SS type A sorting domain-containing protein: protein MKTKLISFALGLLTCSLTSFAQQSSISSGGDASGSGGTVAYSVGQVVYTANTTPEGTVARGVQQPYEIFEITGIDDMKLSSSISVFPNPVSNILILEMDDFPASELTYQLFDLQGKLLISNEINDRQTQIDITELPLASYILRVVKDRKNIQSFKIIKNQ, encoded by the coding sequence ATGAAAACTAAACTAATATCCTTTGCATTGGGGCTTTTAACATGCTCTCTGACAAGCTTTGCCCAACAATCATCCATTTCCTCAGGAGGAGATGCTTCAGGATCTGGAGGTACCGTAGCCTATTCTGTCGGTCAGGTAGTTTACACTGCTAATACTACCCCTGAAGGCACTGTAGCCCGAGGCGTACAACAACCCTATGAAATCTTTGAAATAACGGGAATTGACGATATGAAATTAAGTAGTTCCATCTCCGTATTTCCCAACCCGGTTTCAAATATCCTGATACTTGAAATGGATGATTTTCCAGCAAGTGAACTGACTTATCAATTATTTGACCTTCAGGGAAAATTATTGATAAGTAATGAGATCAATGATAGGCAAACGCAAATTGACATTACTGAACTACCCCTTGCAAGCTACATACTTCGGGTAGTAAAGGACAGGAAAAACATTCAATCATTTAAAATCATCAAAAACCAATAA
- a CDS encoding fibrobacter succinogenes major paralogous domain-containing protein: MNTRYFFLLTFFFLAIIIQGCKKDDDNDNDDQHNLPQVEITDANSLSANLTLDGAIRKSGDIPEPSGGGTYGKNLEVLTPEIVLSPDDYKMELSIESDGVAKIIYLQIDGADEHFEITIDANGNSVFKNSNLAANARTDRTICMCVPDGQCNGGFIATPYVPQELVAPATVQIYEPPLQGNVPDLSHLMNIGSWSAKRPIVIRVKKEDNNTGGGGSCGSTVSDIDGNVYEVVKIGSQCWMAENLNTSKYNDGSPIQNVTDGYDWINQTSGAWVYYDNDNSYEDTYGKLYNWHAVNTGKLCPSGWHIPTNLEWNELIDHLGGSGVAGGKMKSTSSLWESPNTGAGNESGFAGLPGGYRDGASYNNGEFYSININTAWWSSSAQGNTDPRGWFFQLKYTHESILSNYFFNEGGNSCRCVKD; the protein is encoded by the coding sequence ATGAATACGAGATATTTTTTCCTGTTAACTTTTTTCTTCCTGGCTATAATTATTCAGGGTTGTAAAAAGGATGATGACAACGATAATGACGATCAACATAACTTACCTCAGGTTGAAATTACTGACGCCAATAGCCTGAGCGCGAATCTCACATTGGATGGTGCCATACGCAAAAGCGGTGACATCCCTGAACCATCAGGTGGCGGTACTTATGGCAAAAATCTGGAAGTGCTTACCCCTGAAATTGTTTTAAGCCCGGATGATTATAAAATGGAATTGAGCATTGAATCGGATGGTGTTGCTAAAATCATCTATCTGCAAATTGATGGTGCGGATGAACATTTTGAAATTACCATTGATGCTAACGGTAATAGTGTATTTAAAAATAGCAATTTAGCGGCTAATGCCAGAACTGATAGAACAATTTGTATGTGTGTTCCGGACGGCCAATGTAATGGTGGTTTTATAGCCACTCCTTATGTTCCCCAAGAATTGGTTGCCCCCGCTACTGTACAGATATATGAGCCTCCCTTACAAGGCAATGTGCCGGATTTGAGCCACCTGATGAATATTGGTTCCTGGTCGGCTAAACGGCCTATAGTGATTCGAGTGAAAAAGGAGGATAACAATACCGGTGGAGGCGGTAGTTGCGGTTCAACGGTTAGCGATATTGACGGTAATGTTTATGAAGTTGTAAAAATAGGAAGTCAATGCTGGATGGCTGAAAACCTGAACACTTCAAAGTATAATGATGGTAGCCCAATTCAAAATGTTACCGATGGATATGACTGGATAAATCAAACGTCTGGCGCATGGGTCTACTATGACAATGATAACAGTTATGAGGATACTTATGGGAAGCTTTACAACTGGCATGCCGTTAATACGGGTAAGCTTTGCCCCTCCGGATGGCACATTCCGACTAATTTAGAATGGAATGAGTTAATAGACCATTTGGGCGGGTCAGGTGTAGCTGGTGGAAAGATGAAATCAACTTCATCTTTATGGGAATCACCCAATACAGGGGCCGGCAATGAAAGCGGATTCGCTGGATTACCTGGGGGGTATCGTGATGGAGCCTCTTATAATAATGGAGAATTTTATTCGATAAATATTAATACAGCTTGGTGGAGTTCAAGTGCTCAGGGAAACACAGATCCAAGAGGATGGTTTTTCCAATTAAAATATACTCACGAAAGCATACTCTCAAATTACTTTTTTAACGAAGGTGGTAATTCCTGCCGATGTGTTAAAGATTAA
- a CDS encoding lipocalin family protein, translated as MKLLTLFGLVFYLLMASACKKESEPEPHLIVGTWYIIKVEKQSDSQPWTEENRPCRLDDSDEYVDGGELIMYSGDLWCTGATAGIRYGTWRLSSDERTVIYTYDGIDGEYISTVQELTDDTMTLSFNTGASGNEQIREIWIK; from the coding sequence ATGAAGTTGCTTACTCTTTTTGGGCTTGTCTTTTATCTATTAATGGCTTCAGCTTGTAAAAAAGAATCTGAGCCAGAACCTCATTTAATTGTTGGGACCTGGTACATAATTAAGGTCGAGAAGCAAAGTGATTCACAGCCATGGACAGAGGAAAACCGACCATGCAGGCTTGATGATAGTGATGAATATGTCGATGGTGGTGAGCTTATTATGTATAGCGGTGATTTATGGTGTACCGGTGCTACCGCTGGTATTAGATATGGTACCTGGCGCTTATCGTCAGATGAGCGTACCGTCATCTATACTTATGATGGCATTGACGGTGAATATATAAGCACCGTACAGGAGCTAACTGACGACACAATGACGCTCTCTTTTAATACAGGAGCTAGTGGAAATGAGCAAATAAGGGAAATATGGATAAAATAA
- a CDS encoding LuxR C-terminal-related transcriptional regulator, with protein sequence MEYSVKTSNSVIESNGRDNTIYKHLSILSKRETEILAKVANGSTTREIANVLYISVNTVETHRRNIIKKMKAKNIVHAAVMAIRKGLIA encoded by the coding sequence GTGGAATATTCTGTAAAAACAAGCAATAGCGTGATTGAGTCCAATGGGCGGGATAATACAATATATAAGCACCTGTCAATTCTATCCAAGCGGGAAACGGAAATACTCGCTAAAGTAGCAAATGGAAGTACCACTAGAGAAATTGCAAATGTATTGTATATCAGTGTCAATACAGTGGAAACCCATCGCAGGAATATCATAAAGAAGATGAAAGCAAAAAATATTGTGCATGCGGCTGTTATGGCGATAAGGAAGGGGTTGATAGCATAG